A genomic region of Daphnia carinata strain CSIRO-1 chromosome 5, CSIRO_AGI_Dcar_HiC_V3, whole genome shotgun sequence contains the following coding sequences:
- the LOC130696368 gene encoding uncharacterized protein LOC130696368, whose protein sequence is MADMLLIERARGGGSGGYGGGGYGASEYGNDYVDPYVVLASLGFGVFLFNIVYNLLNRSARSVDVSDMNLPLQLSDRPEELHNLLENATNYYQEEPWAKQSWSDDDPSPSSTSKSSHRLLLLKESVRVGQRVADAIRRHPASCPKTLLCNLSNDAIAWSRQPAIALRAMQLYITSLAHHYGQEDTARYVDQVENDVVQEKFDSNQDCDYNSNGPSESDCGLSDLMALF, encoded by the exons ATGGCCGATATGCTGTTGATTGAACGAGCTCGCGGCGGAGGAAGTGGAGGGTACGGCGGAGGAGGTTACGGTGCCAG TGAATACGGAAACGATTACGTTGACCCTTACGTCGTGTTGGCTTCATTGGGTTTCGGAGTTTTCCTGTTCAACATCGTTTACAACTTGTTGAACCGTAGCGCTCGAAGCGTGGACGTCTCCGACATGAATTTG CCATTGCAATTGTCTGACCGTCCAGAAGAATTGCACAATTTGCTGGAGAATGCTACAAACTATTACCAG GAGGAACCGTGGGCCAAGCAAAGTTGGTCGGACGACGACCCGTCGCCGTCGTCGACATCGAAATCATCGCATCGCCTGCTGCTCTTGAAGGAGTCGGTGCGGGTGGGTCAGCGGGTCGCGGACGCGATACGTCGCCATCCGGCCTCCTGTCCCAAAACTCTCCTCTGCAACCTAAGCAATGACGCGATCGCGTGGAGCAGGCAACCGGCCATTGCGCTCAGGGCCATGCAACTCTACAT AACGTCGCTAGCACACCATTATGGCCAGGAAGATACTGCACGTTACGTCGATCAGGTTGAGAACGATGTGGTTCAAGAGAAATTCGATTCTAATCAGGACTGCGATTACAACAGCAACGGACCATCCGAAAGCGACTGTGGTCTCTCTGATCTAATGGCTTTGTTTtaa
- the LOC130696356 gene encoding cytochrome P450 2U1-like: protein MTDFLNVALIILLLVITIYFLWRKNVKTYRLPPGPKQNLVFGNLLDLIWSTLINKEPAFMKFARWSFQHGPLCYLRFFRQRVIVVSDARVAQQLCVGQADKFSERPPGLLLSRVLKNKGIVFNDGPSWKAHRNFLTYEFRKYGFGKRSMEQRIQYVVDDYLNQIGKMNGKVHDPHPNIAIAVYNIIWTVISGDKFNWGDPSLQKLITNLETNLHAVELTGPHNYVTLLTICHLICHNFVRLWSITSTRLYYFKQLISKFKKQQREIADAEAEESIILDYLVKLQNSRKSGDVLADFSESQLLWLVSDLFIAGGETTVTTIRWILLCLALYPQIQKRVRQEIEDNFGRDTTPTYAQRTQLPYTEAFINEVLRLGGVTPGMWRNTSQDATYEGYDIPKDTWVLLHFWAMSNDTNQWDDARTFKPERFLNDQGMFCKNENLLAFSTGRRECPGQGLAQTELFLFTVGILQKFKVALPDNQNNIDINSGQFGITYTPPPHLLQFTSV, encoded by the exons ATGACAGATTTCCTTAACGTTGCACTAATCATCCTCTTATTAGTAATAACTATCTACTTTTTATGgagaaaaaatgtgaagacTTACCGATTACCTCCTGGACCCAAGCAAAATCTCGTCTTCGGCAACCTCTTGGATTTAATTTGGTCGACCTTGATTAACAAGGAACCAGCCTTCATGAAGTTCGCCAGATGGTCTTTCCAG CATGGACCACTATGCTACCTAAGGTTTTTCAGACAAAGGGTCATCGTGGTTTCAGACGCTCGGGTCGCTCAGCAGTTATGTGTGGGACAGGCAGACAAGTTTAGCGAGCGGCCACCCGGATTGCTTTTGTCACGAGTGCTAAAGAACAAAG GAATCGTATTCAATGACGGACCGTCATGGAAAGCACACCGTAATTTCTTAACTTACGAGTTTCGTAAGTACGGATTTGGAAAACGATCAATGGAGCAAAGGATTCAATACGTTGTTGACGATTACCTTAATCAAATTGGC AAAATGAACGGCAAAGTCCATGATCCCCATCCGAATATTGCTATAGCCGTTTATAACATCATCTGGACTGTGATTAGCGGAGATAAGTTCAACTGGGGTGATCCGTCCCtacaaaaattaattacaaacCTAGAAACTAATTTACATGCTGTCGAACTCACCGGGCCTCATAATTACGTCACTCTTCTAAC TATTTGCCATTTGATATGCCACAATTTTGTCCGCTTGTGGAGCATTACCTCGACAAGACTATATTACTTTAAACAACTCATTAGCAAGTTCAAAAAGCAGCAGAGAGAAATTGCAGACGCTGAAGCAGAGGAGTCTATCATACTTGATTACCTCGTTAAACTGCAAAATTCTAGGAAAAGTGGTGATGTACTAGCAGACTTCTCCG AGTCACAGTTACTTTGGCTCGTATCCGACCTGTTTATCGCTGGTGGTGAGACAACCGTAACCACTATTCGTTGGATTCTACTTTGTTTGGCGTTGTATCCGCAAATCCAGAAGCGTGTCCGGCAGGAGATCGAAGACAACTTCGGTCGGGACACGACACCAAC ATACGCTCAGCGAACGCAGTTACCGTACACAGAGGCCTTTATAAACGAAGTACTTCGTTTAGGCGGTGTTACCCCCGGCATGTGGCGCAATACTAGTCAAGATGCAACATATGAG GGTTACGATATTCCGAAGGATACGTGGGTTCTGCTTCACTTTTGGGCGATGAGTAACGATACCAATCAATGGGACGATGCGAGAACGTTCAAACCAGAAAGATTCCTAAATGACCAAGGAATGTTCTGTAAAAATGAGAACCTCCTAGCCTTTTCCACTG GGAGGAGAGAATGTCCCGGGCAAGGATTGGCTCAGACAGAGCTCTTCCTCTTTACAGTGGGGATCCtgcaaaaatttaaagttgCGTTACCTGATAATCAAAATAATATAGACATTAACAGTGGGCAATTTGGAATTACCTACACTCCACCACCTCATCTGCTGCAATTTACATCTgtctaa
- the LOC130696363 gene encoding zinc finger C3HC-type protein 1-like, which translates to MQTLDRKRKLDQNIIRKLYHGVPCKDPTRESFLKRLKTYNVFNWSGKPVDPPQCARQGWEIAEKDVLKCVMCHQFLSVTLPSPSKHLPYKEACSKLRSRLASAHSKFCLYSTDPLPDSVLEIDHLSNMELQDTIQQQLLAFKNIEVLYHITSSKEEVIEIFDWFMETFTVPDINLSSFILVLTGWNFLKDDMLLQCDYCNRKWSIEPYLIQKNTVEKSDSTRPTVDPVGQHQRWCAWRAEERGWKSRLLQLQQLKESRSREKRSRLNSSVCGSLPDNMKAVRKLLNGTL; encoded by the exons ATGCAAACGTTAGACAGAAAACGTAAATTAGATCAAAACATCATTCGGAAATT ATATCATGGCGTCCCTTGTAAGGATCCTACTCGCGAGAGCTTTCTGAAACGCCTCAAAACTTACAATGTTTTTAATTGGTCAGGAAAGCCAGTTGATCCACCTCAGTGTGCTAGGCAAGGCTGGGAAATTGCAGAAAAAGATGTACTGAAATGTGTGATGTGTCACCAGTTTCTGAGTGTCACCCTTCCATCACCATCCAAGCATCTCCCAT ACAAAGAAGCATGTTCAAAACTTAGATCAAGATTGGCTTCAGCTCATTCAAAATTCTGCCTGTATTCCACCGACCCACTGCCTGATTCTGTTTTGGAAATCGACCATTTATCAAATATGGAGTTGCAAGATACAATTCAACAGCAATTActtgcttttaaaaatattgaagtTCTTTACCACATAACGAGTTCAAAAGAAGAG GTTATTGAAATATTTGATTGGTTCATGGAGACATTCACAGTACCTGACATTAACCTATCCAGCTTTATTTTGGTTCTTACTGGATGGAATTTTCTCAAAGATGACATGTTATTGCAATGTGATTACTGCAATAGGAAGTGGTCTATAGAACCATACTTAATCCAGAAAAATACAGTAGAAAAGAGTGATTCGACAAGACCAACAGTAGACCCAGTTGGGCAACACCAGAGGTGGTGTGCATGGAGAGCAGAAGAGCGAGGCTGGAAATCTCGTCTCCTTCAATTGCAACAACTTAAGGAATCTCGAAGCCGTGAAAAGAGGAGTCGGCTCAACTCCAGTGTTTGC GGTTCGCTCCCTGACAACATGAAAGCTGTTCGAAAGCTGTTGAATGGCACCCTCTGA
- the LOC130696365 gene encoding uncharacterized protein LOC130696365, with protein MIKICIFVFFVGMTYSQTDLATPSTSNTNSYIEERRGGYGGDYSSGGYGNGGYGGGHGHGSISLDAVSVLGLLSLGAVLLRSILTLLTSSARSLDVTDINLPLMLSDIPEAIVKWHGMTSTHVVHERSMDDQDDEDNPVASIRQYLNMLTTEKACLPHFLCRFWKIKSMEEDSFLDLVMLATAVWNGHTKSAAIYDHIKKPDSLTAEQYCIQARSECPAGHLFR; from the exons ATGATAAAAATCTgcattttcgtatttttcgtGGGAATGACGTATAGTCAAACAGATTTGGCAACACCTTCCACTTCAAATACCAACTCATACATAG AGGAACGTAGGGGTGGTTATGGAGGAGATTACAGCAGTGGAGGATACGGAAACGGAGGATACGGCGGAGGACATGGGCATGGCTCCATTTCGCTGGACGCTGTCTCAGTTTTGGGACTTTTGTCGTTGG GAGCGGTTTTATTGCGAAGCATTCTTACTTTGCTAACATCGAGTGCCCGCAGTTTGGACGTAACGGACATCAATTTACCATTGATGCTTTCCGATATTCCGGAAGCTATTGTTAAATGGCATGGAATGACGAGCACCCACGTCGTCCACGAAAG GAGTATGGACGATCAAGACGATGAAGATAATCCAGTAGCTTCTATTCGTCAGTATCTGAACATGTTGACGACAGAAAAAGCTTGTCTACCGCATTTCCTTTGTAGATTTTGGAAAATCAAGTCAATGGAGGAAGACAGTTTCCTTGACCTCGTTAT GTTGGCCACTGCTGTCTGGAATGGTCACACGAAAAGTGCTGCTATCTACGACCACATAAAGAAACCAGATTCTTTGACAGCCGAACAATATTGCATTCAAGCTCGTTCTGAATGCCCAGCAGGACATCTGTTTCGCTGA